A genomic stretch from Malus domestica chromosome 15, GDT2T_hap1 includes:
- the LOC139191938 gene encoding uncharacterized protein, with the protein MASSVKIEGLLSMLTIRLGEHNYAKWSFQFKAVLKGYKLFDHFDGSATCPSKFVVSAETGVTKELTVAFQDWETTDLSLLSLLIATLTDDAIEYVIGCKTAAEAWTNLEERYASVSRTGVNNLKMELHTVQKDNDVMIAALAGLPKEYATIRTVILARDSNVTMKEFRALLIGAERENDMVMTQHMAALYMQHNDGGSSSSMYTNGASSSNSSANEPSRTGGVITTTLLPPQMSLFP; encoded by the exons ATGGCTTCGTCTGTGAAAATTGAAGGATTGTTAAGTATGTTGACGATTCGACTTGGTGAGCACAATTACGCCAAATGGTCTTTTCAATTCAAGGCTGTGTTAAAAGGGTACAAGTTGTTCGATCATTTTGATGGTTCTGCTACTTGTCCATCGAAATTTGTGGTTAGTGCCGAAACTGGGGTTACCAAAGAACTGACTGTTGCTTTTCAAGATTGGGAGACCACAGATTTATCACTATTAAGTTTGTTAATAGCAACGCTGACTGATGATGCTATAGAGTATGTGATAGGCTGTAAGACTGCTGCTGAAGCTTGGACAAATCTTGAAGAAAGGTATGCATCTGTGTCTCGAACGGGTGTCAATAATTTGAAAATGGAATTACATACAGTTCAAAAAG ATAACGATGTGATGATTGCTGCTCTTGCTGGGTTACCTAAAGAATATGCAACTATTCGGACTGTTATACTTGCGAGAGATTCTAATGTTACTATGAAGGAATTTCGGGCGTTATTAATTGGGGctgaaagggaaaatgatatGGTGATGACTCAACATATGGCTGCTCTGTATATGCAACATAATGATGGTGGTTCAAGTTCTTCTATGTATACCAATGGTGCATCCAGTTCAAATTCCTCTGCCAATGAGCCATCACGTACAGGAGGTGTCATTACAACTACTCTTTTACCACCACAAATGTCATTATTTCCATAG
- the LOC114827110 gene encoding golgin IMH1-like — protein MKSFLWAQDDKVWLAVEEGWEPPTIEETKDKGESSVSISKLKPRKEWSNDERSSSTFNQRALNSLFTAVSPEQFNYISKCTTAKEAWDILEVTHEGNSTVKESKLQHLITKLENITMSDDESFSDFYAKLSVIVNGCHNLGDSIPEHRIVKKILRSLPMRFHAKRTAIEESKDLNTYKLEQLIGSLQTYELELPDSKKMKSIALKAVKEEESDGSIEDLSEDELVELTMQIRRFLKSQNSKGREQRTNSGSNSKNFRSLDVSHDKASRSSRTSEHRSSNNRIQCHECQGYGHIAYECANTIKRKEKKNRAMKVTWSDSDSGDASTSESEKDTIAFIGTVDGYDTEGSFVEEPNLEEVLRKYSDLYDISVQVKKDNSNLKKKLAFVESEKKEAEVEHQSQLDNGEKLRESLLEKIHILQTTINTLSSDKKALEDEVVEMRRKVHELSIGSGKIDKMLSYGKSFRDKGGLGFESTKTASSSSVTRFVKASDIPSLKVGDDKCLGLTPKTSTIFAHVSNPVKTSINLNKPKQSRKFIPICHLCGIPGHIRPKCNKLRKKNSSQEKVSRNFEKENLKEQFVTYLKEINRIARIISVPSTVVPKVRQVWRRKENQSGVLVNLSPLSSCLY, from the coding sequence ATGAAATCGTTTTTATGGGCGCAAGAtgacaaggtgtggcttgctgTTGAAGAAGGTTGGGAACCTCCAACGATTGAAGAAACTAAAGATAAAGGAGAATCCTCTGTGTCGATATCTAAGCTTAAGCCTAGGAAAGAATGGAGCAATGATGAGCGTAGCTCTAGCACTTTTAACCAAAGGGCTTTGAATTCTTTATTCACAGCCGTTTCGCCTGAACAATTCAATTACATAAGTAAGTGTACAACGGCGAAAGAAGCTTGGGACATTCTTGAAGTTACTCATGAGGGTAACTCAACTGTTAAAGAATCCAAACTTCAACATCTCATCACAAAATTGGAAAATATCACAATGTCTGATGATGAAAGTTTCTCTGACTTTTATGCTAAGCTTAGCGTAATTGTCAATGGCTGTCACAATCTTGGTGACAGTATTCCTGAGCATAGGATTGTGAAAAAGATCTTAAGATCACTTCCTATGAGGTTTCATGCTAAGAGGACAGCGATTGAGGAATCGAAAGATCTAAACACCTACAAGCTTGAGCAATTGATTGGGTCTCTGCAAACGTACGAGTTAGAGCTTCCTGATTCTAAGAAGATGAAAAGCATTGCTCTCAAAGctgtcaaagaagaagaaagtgatgGCTCAATTGAAGACTTGTCCGAAGATGAATTGGTTGAATTAACCATGCAAATTAGAAGGTTTCTCAAGTCTCAAAATTCCAAGGGTCGTGAGCAACGAACCAACTCAGGTTCGAACTCAAAAAACTTTCGTTCTCTAGATGTCTCACATGACAAAGCCTCTAGATCATCTAGAACTAGTGAACATAGGAGTTCTAACAATAGGATTCAGTGCCATGAGTGTCAAGGCTATGGACACATTGCTTATGAGTGTGCAAACACTatcaagagaaaagagaaaaagaatagGGCAATGAAGGTCACTTGGAGCGATAGTGATTCAGGGGATGCATCTACGTCGGAATCTGAGAAGGATACGATTGCGTTTATAGGAACTGTTGATGGATATGACACAGAAGGTTCATTTGTTGAAGAACCTAACTTGGAAGAAGTCTTGAGAAAATATTCTGATCTCTATGATATCAGTGTGCAAGTAAAAAAGGATAACTCTAACTTGAAGAAGAAACTTGCATTTGTTgaaagtgaaaagaaagaagCTGAAGTTGAGCATCAATCTCAGTTGGACAATGGAGAGAAACTGCGAGAGTCGCTGTTAGAGAAGATTCACATTCTACAAACCACAATTAACACTCTCTCGTCTGATAAGAAAGCTCTTGAGGACGAAGTGGTTGAGATGAGAAGAAAAGTTCATGAGTTGAGCATAGGTTCGGGGAAAATTGACAAGATGCTTAGCTATGGAAAAAGTTTTAGAGACAAAGGAGGTCTAGGATTCGAGTCTACAAAGACTGCAAGTTCTTCTTCTGTCACCAGATTTGTCAAAGCCTCTGATATTCCTAGTTTGAAAGTAGGTGACGATAAATGTTTAGGTCTTACTCCCAAAACATCTACAATCTTTGCACATGTGTCAAATCCTGTCAAGACTTCAATTAATCTTAACAAACCCAAACAATCTAGGAAGTTCATTCCTATATGTCATCTTTGTGGGATTCCTGGTCACATCCGGCCTAAGTGCAATAagcttagaaagaaaaattcttCTCAAGAAAAAGTTTCAAGGaactttgaaaaagaaaatcttaaggaacaatttgtgACTTATTTGAAAGAGATTAATCGGATTGCAAGAATTATATCTGTTCCAAGTACGGTAGTTCCAAAAGTAAGACAAGTttggagaagaaaagagaatcaaagTGGTGTACTTGTCAATTTATCTCCACTTTCAAGTTGTTTATATTGA
- the LOC108174002 gene encoding alpha-L-fucosidase 3-like: MLLSHLHLTTLNPTAFALEDCQFPAVFNFGDSNSDTGGLASSLIAPTPPYGETFFGMPAGRFSDGRLTIDFLAKSVGHPFLSAYLDSLGTNFSSGANFATAASTIRLPNSVIPSGGFSPFFLDIQYMQFMQFKSRSRLIRQRGKLLKLECVAVSMRVPIWINIY; the protein is encoded by the exons ATGCTTTTGTCACACTTGCATCTCACCACTTTGAACCCTACTGCCTTTGCTTTGGAGGACTGTCAGTTTCCAGCTGTCTTTAACTTTGGGGACTCTAATTCAGATACTGGCGGATTGGCCTCATCCCTTATTGCACCAACCCCTCCTTATGGTGAGACATTTTTTGGTATGCCGGCCGGAAGATTCTCAGATGGCCGTCTCACAATCGATTTCCTCG CAAAAAGTGTTGGCCACCCTTTTCTAAGCGCATATTTGGATTCACTTGGGACCAACTTCTCGTCCGGTGCAAATTTTGCCACTGCAGCTTCCACAATCAGGCTGCCCAATAGCGTTATACCAAGTGGTGGATTTAGCCCTTTCTTCCTTGATATTCAGTACATgcagttcatgcaattcaaatCCAGATCACGACTCATAAGGCAAAGAGGTAAACTACTAAAACTTGAATGTGTTGCTGTATCAATGCGTGTTCCAATTTGGATTAATATCTACTGA